A single region of the Streptomyces caelestis genome encodes:
- the rox gene encoding rifampin monooxygenase produces MVDVIVVGGGPTGMMLAGELRLRGVHVVVLEKLAEPTGQSRALGIHVRSIELMDQRGLLKRFLALGQKYETGGFFAGIGKTWPARMDTAHAYVLGIAQSVTERLLTEHAAELGAEIRRGCELVGLSQDDDGVTAELADGTRLRSRYLVACDGGRSTVRKLLGVGFPGEPARVETLLGEMEVGVPPEEMAAVVAEVRKTQWRFGTMPLGDGRYRVIVPAEGVTEDRTVPPALEEFKQRLRHFAGTDFGVHSPRWLSRFGDATRLAERYRVGRVLLAGDAAHIHPPTGGQGLNLGIQDAFNLGWKLAAEVRGWAPEGLLDSYHAERRPVAAAVLDNTRAQMELLSSEPGPTAVRRLVEELMDFEEVNRYLIEKITAISVRYDFGEGHALLGRRLRDVTLKRGRLYELMRGGRGLLLDQTGRLSVEGWADRVDHVVDVSEELDVPAVLLRPDGHVAWVGEDQRELLDLLPRWFGAATTG; encoded by the coding sequence ATGGTGGACGTGATCGTGGTCGGCGGGGGACCGACCGGGATGATGCTGGCCGGCGAACTGCGGCTGCGCGGCGTGCACGTGGTCGTGCTGGAGAAGCTGGCCGAACCGACCGGGCAGTCCCGCGCGCTCGGCATCCATGTGCGCAGCATCGAGCTGATGGACCAGCGCGGTCTGCTGAAGCGGTTCCTGGCGCTCGGCCAGAAGTACGAGACAGGCGGGTTCTTCGCCGGCATCGGCAAGACGTGGCCCGCCCGGATGGACACCGCGCACGCGTATGTGCTCGGCATTGCGCAGAGCGTCACCGAGCGCCTGCTGACCGAGCACGCCGCCGAGCTCGGCGCCGAGATCCGGCGCGGCTGCGAGCTGGTGGGGCTGAGTCAGGACGACGACGGTGTGACCGCGGAACTGGCCGACGGCACGCGGCTGCGCTCGCGTTACCTCGTGGCCTGCGACGGCGGCCGCAGCACCGTGCGCAAGCTGCTCGGCGTGGGCTTCCCCGGCGAGCCCGCCCGGGTCGAGACGCTGCTGGGCGAGATGGAGGTGGGTGTACCGCCGGAGGAGATGGCGGCGGTGGTGGCCGAGGTCCGCAAGACGCAGTGGCGGTTCGGCACCATGCCCCTCGGGGACGGGAGGTACCGCGTCATCGTGCCTGCCGAGGGGGTGACGGAGGACCGTACGGTCCCGCCGGCCCTGGAGGAGTTCAAGCAGCGGCTGCGGCACTTCGCCGGCACCGACTTCGGCGTGCACTCGCCGCGCTGGCTGTCCCGCTTCGGCGACGCCACCCGGCTGGCCGAGCGCTACCGCGTCGGCCGGGTGCTGCTCGCCGGCGACGCCGCGCACATCCATCCGCCGACCGGCGGGCAGGGGCTCAACCTCGGCATCCAGGACGCGTTCAACCTCGGCTGGAAGCTGGCCGCCGAAGTGCGCGGCTGGGCACCGGAGGGGCTGCTGGACAGCTACCACGCCGAACGGCGCCCGGTGGCCGCCGCCGTGCTGGACAACACCCGCGCGCAGATGGAGCTGCTGAGCTCCGAGCCGGGGCCGACGGCCGTGCGCCGGCTGGTCGAGGAACTGATGGACTTCGAGGAGGTGAACCGGTACCTGATCGAGAAGATCACGGCGATCTCGGTCCGCTACGACTTCGGCGAGGGCCACGCACTCCTCGGCCGGCGCCTGCGGGACGTGACGCTGAAGCGGGGGCGCCTCTACGAGCTGATGCGCGGCGGCCGCGGGCTGCTGCTCGACCAGACCGGCCGGCTGTCGGTGGAGGGCTGGGCGGACCGGGTCGACCACGTCGTCGACGTCAGCGAGGAACTGGACGTACCCGCGGTGCTTCTGCGGCCGGACGGCCATGTGGCGTGGGTCGGCGAGGACCAGCGGGAACTGCTCGACCTGCTGCCGCGGTGGTTCGGCGCGGCGACGACTGGCTGA
- a CDS encoding CAP domain-containing protein, with protein sequence MRRTALALAGTLLAWAGPPAPMPSPYYEAPLWPLPTPGPVQQTRDDTTYSPPGRSRDHTAAEVVAVVNRHRAQAGCGPVRLWPALNRAARRHSADMARGQRLSHTGTDGSSPAARMRAAGYHPRLSAEIIVAGAGTPEAAVRRRMDSAPHRAIVLTCRYKHAGVGVAGGFGGPWWTLDLATGH encoded by the coding sequence ATGCGCAGGACCGCTCTCGCCCTGGCGGGCACCCTTCTCGCCTGGGCCGGGCCGCCCGCGCCGATGCCGTCGCCGTACTACGAGGCGCCCCTGTGGCCCCTGCCGACGCCCGGGCCCGTCCAGCAAACTCGCGACGACACCACGTACTCCCCTCCGGGCCGGTCCCGCGACCACACGGCGGCCGAGGTGGTCGCCGTCGTCAACCGGCACCGGGCCCAGGCCGGTTGCGGCCCCGTGCGGCTGTGGCCGGCCCTCAACCGGGCGGCCCGGCGGCACAGTGCCGACATGGCCCGCGGGCAGCGCCTCAGCCACACCGGAACCGACGGCAGCAGCCCGGCCGCCCGGATGCGGGCCGCCGGCTACCACCCTCGCCTCAGCGCCGAGATCATCGTCGCCGGCGCCGGTACACCGGAGGCCGCCGTCCGTAGGCGGATGGACAGCGCCCCGCATCGGGCCATCGTCCTGACCTGCCGTTACAAGCACGCCGGGGTCGGTGTGGCCGGCGGCTTTGGAGGACCCTGGTGGACCCTGGACCTGGCCACGGGCCACTGA
- a CDS encoding terpene synthase family protein, which translates to MATHSTDFYGRFAPVADDDRLLATALWVYWGFGFDDARCDQGPLSTRPAQFNALACQVQRACETDTAIGEDRYIGALRDIVRRFRSLATPTQVSRFAHAHRAWLSGVAWQIGNQALGRMPGLDDFLTMRLLAAGGEPTLAMLEIATGAEVPARDLHRPAVRALTEMAILVAALDNDRHSLHKELTRNQADQNIYTVLMQERGLPLDQAVEVANGLRDRVLLRFLELHDRVRPTAGLELATYLQGLRYGIRGNNEWGMRVPRYLSLGHWPDAMEDTALTWAEEPSDTRPGPLEGAPGIAWWWDAGLG; encoded by the coding sequence GTGGCCACGCACAGCACCGACTTCTACGGCCGGTTCGCCCCGGTCGCCGACGACGACCGGCTGCTGGCGACGGCCCTGTGGGTGTACTGGGGTTTCGGCTTCGACGACGCGCGCTGCGACCAGGGACCGCTCAGCACCCGCCCGGCACAGTTCAACGCCCTGGCCTGCCAGGTGCAGCGGGCGTGCGAGACCGATACGGCGATCGGGGAGGACCGGTACATCGGCGCTCTTAGGGACATCGTGCGCCGCTTCCGGTCACTCGCCACGCCCACGCAGGTGAGCCGGTTCGCACACGCCCACCGTGCCTGGCTGTCAGGGGTGGCCTGGCAGATCGGCAACCAGGCGCTGGGCCGGATGCCCGGCCTGGACGACTTCCTGACGATGCGGTTGCTGGCGGCGGGCGGCGAGCCGACCCTGGCGATGCTGGAGATCGCGACCGGCGCCGAGGTACCCGCCCGTGACCTGCACCGGCCGGCGGTCCGCGCGCTGACGGAGATGGCCATCCTGGTGGCCGCCCTCGACAACGACCGGCACTCGCTGCACAAGGAACTGACCCGGAACCAGGCCGACCAGAACATCTACACCGTCCTGATGCAGGAGCGGGGCCTCCCGCTGGACCAGGCGGTGGAGGTCGCGAACGGGCTGCGGGACCGCGTACTGCTGCGCTTCCTCGAACTGCACGACCGCGTCCGCCCGACGGCCGGCCTGGAACTCGCCACCTATCTCCAGGGGCTGCGGTACGGCATCCGCGGCAACAACGAGTGGGGGATGCGCGTGCCCCGCTACCTCAGCCTCGGCCACTGGCCCGACGCGATGGAGGACACCGCGCTGACCTGGGCCGAGGAACCGTCCGACACCCGGCCGGGCCCGCTGGAGGGCGCTCCCGGCATCGCCTGGTGGTGGGACGCGGGGCTGGGCTGA